A single genomic interval of Celeribacter indicus harbors:
- a CDS encoding DUF599 domain-containing protein has protein sequence MTIFAQFQFFTLLDLLAVVYLVLAWGVLGHVIENPPASRVSTSLLVAQYRRDWMVHMISRKPRIFDATVLATLREGTSFLASACLIAIGGGLAAMSNAERLRGVAADLSIQAPEIIWEVKILLPLFFVTNGFLKFIWSNRVFGYCGVVMASVSNDEDDPQALPRAQKAGELNITAAKAFNSGLRCIYFGLGALTWLLGPVGLLLGTTVAIYIMLRREFFSQTRSILMREDL, from the coding sequence ATGACGATCTTTGCGCAATTCCAGTTCTTCACCCTGCTCGACCTCCTCGCGGTGGTCTATCTCGTTCTGGCCTGGGGGGTGCTCGGGCATGTTATCGAGAATCCGCCGGCGTCGCGCGTTTCCACCTCGCTCCTCGTGGCGCAGTACCGGCGTGACTGGATGGTGCACATGATCTCGCGCAAGCCGCGGATCTTCGACGCGACGGTGCTGGCGACGCTGCGCGAGGGGACGAGCTTCCTCGCCTCCGCCTGCCTCATCGCCATCGGCGGCGGGCTCGCGGCCATGTCGAATGCCGAGCGGCTGCGCGGGGTGGCGGCGGATCTGTCCATCCAGGCGCCGGAGATCATCTGGGAGGTGAAGATCCTCCTGCCGCTCTTCTTCGTCACCAACGGATTTCTCAAGTTTATCTGGTCGAATCGCGTCTTCGGCTATTGCGGCGTGGTGATGGCCTCGGTCAGCAATGACGAGGACGATCCGCAGGCGCTGCCGCGGGCGCAGAAGGCGGGGGAGCTCAACATCACCGCGGCGAAGGCGTTCAATTCGGGGCTGCGGTGCATCTATTTCGGGCTCGGGGCGCTCACATGGCTTCTGGGGCCGGTGGGGCTTCTCCTCGGGACGACGGTGGCGATCTACATCATGCTGCGGCGGGAATTCTTTTCGCAGACCCGGTCGATCCTGATGCGCGAGGATCTCTGA
- a CDS encoding membrane protein: MIRDIVFSPILPLPVLAVLAGVAVVLLAFAAFRGLSGWPFRTLAALLILGWLTGPSLQEEERDPLSDIVLLVVDESASQDLSDRPAQLSEAVEALTARVAALPNTELRVVPLTDAPDDRGTLLMTALSEAMADEPRGRLAGAILLSDGQLHDLEVSPDFPAPVHLLLTGAPEDWDRRLVVENAPAFAILDEEVTLRLRVEDQGDVPRDIGSTTPLLVSIDGGEAQEFTIPVGRTMEVPVTLPHGGMNVIQFTLPEAEDELTTRNNSAMVRINGVRDRLRVLLVSGEPHNGERTWRNLLKSDASVDLVHFTILRPPQKQDGVPVTELSLIAFPTRELFMEKVDDFDLIIFDRYKLRGILPASYLENIAQYVENGGAVLFAAGPDFATADSLYRSPLARVIPTAPTGRVIEQGFRPRLTDLGARHPVTEGLGGLHGPEDTPSWGRWFRQIDLDPQAGEVVMSGVDDRPLLVLDRVGEGRVAVLGSDHAWLWTRGLDGGGPQLELLRRLAHWMMKEPELEEEALTATAEGQTMTITRRSLTEGARSVTIEAPDGTETTVPMEEITPGRFVAEYQGAELGLYRLREGDQEAVIVLGPAAPREFEETIATGEKLASYVRGTEGGVLALSGGVPNLRTVPEGRNAAGRGWIGITPREAYVTQSTRLTPLLPGWVWLLALAALSVFAWLREGRR; this comes from the coding sequence ATGATCCGCGACATCGTCTTCTCCCCGATCCTGCCCCTGCCCGTGCTCGCGGTCCTCGCCGGGGTGGCTGTCGTCCTTCTGGCCTTCGCCGCGTTTCGCGGCCTCTCCGGCTGGCCCTTCCGCACGCTCGCGGCGCTGTTGATCCTCGGCTGGCTCACCGGCCCCTCGCTCCAGGAGGAGGAGCGCGATCCGCTGAGCGATATCGTGCTGCTCGTGGTGGATGAAAGCGCGTCGCAGGATCTCTCCGACCGCCCCGCCCAGCTTTCGGAGGCGGTGGAGGCGCTGACCGCCCGCGTCGCCGCCCTCCCGAACACGGAGCTGCGCGTGGTGCCGCTCACCGATGCGCCCGACGATCGCGGCACGCTGCTGATGACCGCGCTGTCGGAGGCGATGGCCGACGAGCCCCGCGGCCGGCTCGCGGGCGCGATCCTCCTATCTGACGGGCAGCTCCACGATCTCGAGGTCTCGCCCGATTTCCCCGCGCCCGTGCACCTGCTGCTGACCGGCGCGCCCGAGGACTGGGACCGCCGCCTCGTCGTGGAGAATGCGCCCGCCTTCGCGATCCTCGACGAGGAGGTGACGCTCCGGCTCAGGGTCGAGGACCAGGGCGACGTCCCGCGCGACATCGGGAGCACGACGCCGCTTCTCGTGTCGATCGACGGCGGCGAGGCGCAGGAATTCACCATCCCCGTCGGCCGCACGATGGAGGTGCCGGTTACCTTGCCCCATGGCGGGATGAACGTGATCCAGTTCACCCTGCCCGAGGCGGAGGACGAGCTGACGACGCGCAACAACTCCGCCATGGTTCGGATCAACGGGGTGCGCGACCGGCTGCGCGTGCTGCTCGTCTCCGGCGAGCCGCACAACGGCGAGCGGACCTGGCGCAACCTGCTGAAATCCGATGCCTCGGTCGATCTCGTGCATTTCACCATCCTGCGCCCGCCGCAGAAACAGGACGGGGTGCCGGTCACCGAGCTGTCGCTCATCGCCTTCCCGACGCGCGAGCTGTTCATGGAAAAGGTCGACGATTTCGACCTCATCATCTTTGACCGCTACAAGCTGCGCGGCATCCTGCCGGCCTCCTATCTCGAGAACATCGCGCAATATGTGGAAAACGGCGGCGCCGTGCTGTTCGCCGCCGGTCCCGATTTCGCCACCGCGGACAGCCTCTACCGCTCGCCGCTCGCGCGGGTGATTCCGACCGCGCCCACCGGCCGTGTGATCGAACAGGGCTTTCGCCCGCGCCTCACCGATCTCGGCGCGCGCCACCCGGTGACCGAGGGGCTCGGCGGGTTGCACGGGCCGGAGGACACGCCCTCCTGGGGGCGCTGGTTCCGCCAGATCGACCTCGACCCGCAGGCCGGCGAGGTGGTCATGTCGGGCGTGGACGACCGCCCGCTTCTGGTGCTCGACCGGGTGGGGGAGGGGCGCGTCGCGGTGCTCGGGTCCGATCACGCCTGGCTCTGGACGCGCGGCCTCGACGGCGGCGGGCCGCAGCTCGAACTGCTGCGCCGGCTCGCACACTGGATGATGAAGGAGCCCGAGCTCGAGGAGGAGGCGCTGACCGCCACGGCCGAGGGCCAGACGATGACGATCACCCGCCGCAGCCTCACCGAGGGCGCGCGGTCCGTGACCATCGAGGCGCCCGACGGGACGGAGACGACCGTGCCGATGGAGGAGATCACCCCCGGCCGCTTCGTGGCGGAATACCAGGGGGCGGAGCTCGGCCTCTACCGGCTGCGCGAGGGCGACCAGGAGGCGGTGATCGTGCTCGGCCCCGCCGCGCCGCGCGAATTCGAGGAGACGATCGCGACCGGCGAGAAGCTCGCGAGCTATGTGCGCGGGACGGAGGGGGGCGTGCTCGCGCTCTCGGGCGGCGTGCCGAACCTGCGGACCGTGCCCGAGGGGCGCAACGCCGCCGGGCGCGGCTGGATCGGGATCACCCCGCGGGAGGCCTATGTGACTCAGTCGACGCGGCTCACGCCGCTTCTTCCGGGCTGGGTCTGGCTGCTGGCGCTCGCCGCCCTGAGCGTCTTCGCCTGGCTGCGCGAGGGCAGGCGGTAG
- a CDS encoding trypsin-like serine peptidase yields MTRWLTIFFLAMTALPVRAGGAPMATGAEQEWHAVGRIDFADRSFCTGSLISARFVLTAAHCLFDLDTHRRHAPADITFKAGWSEGSAFAIRAARAVHVHPGFSMADPARAGRLAMDLALVELDRPVPDATIPPLPVSSSGPQAGAALGVVSYAHDRSETPLLQESCDVVARQGGVLITTCAADFGASGAPILDLSGPEPRIVSVVSAKAVFQGRKVSVGTAVGEALDALMALAGAGGAPAGEAAPGRLPVLSDTRFMTERAGHQTP; encoded by the coding sequence ATGACACGATGGCTGACGATCTTCTTTCTGGCGATGACCGCGCTGCCCGTCCGGGCCGGGGGCGCGCCGATGGCGACCGGGGCGGAGCAGGAGTGGCACGCGGTCGGGCGCATCGACTTTGCCGACAGGAGCTTCTGCACCGGCTCCCTCATTTCCGCGCGGTTCGTGCTCACCGCGGCGCATTGCCTGTTCGACCTCGACACCCATCGCCGCCACGCGCCGGCCGACATCACCTTCAAGGCCGGCTGGAGCGAGGGGAGCGCCTTCGCGATCCGCGCCGCCCGTGCGGTCCATGTCCATCCGGGGTTTTCCATGGCCGACCCCGCGCGCGCCGGGCGGCTGGCGATGGATCTCGCGCTGGTCGAACTCGACCGGCCGGTGCCGGACGCGACCATCCCGCCGCTGCCGGTCTCCTCCTCCGGTCCGCAGGCCGGGGCGGCGCTGGGCGTCGTCTCCTACGCCCATGACCGCAGCGAGACGCCGTTGCTCCAGGAAAGCTGCGATGTGGTGGCGCGTCAGGGCGGGGTGCTCATCACCACCTGCGCCGCCGATTTCGGCGCCTCGGGCGCGCCGATCCTCGACCTGTCGGGGCCGGAGCCGCGCATCGTCTCGGTGGTTTCCGCGAAGGCGGTCTTCCAGGGGCGGAAGGTTTCCGTCGGCACCGCGGTCGGGGAGGCGCTCGACGCGCTCATGGCCCTTGCCGGGGCCGGCGGGGCGCCGGCGGGGGAGGCCGCGCCGGGCCGTCTTCCCGTCCTGTCCGACACGCGGTTCATGACGGAGCGCGCGGGGCATCAGACCCCTTGA